A genomic segment from Campylobacter sp. MG1 encodes:
- a CDS encoding polysaccharide biosynthesis/export family protein, whose product MKKIFYLLLINFIVFATDITNTSDNENKTIANNIYGSHLFSGNFSNSTKHIYNPDYQIAIGDSINIKLWGAIELIQQSIVDSQGNIFIPQVGVIHLLGVSNKDLAPIIQNKIKQTYKSNVYAYADLDSYQTIPVFVTGNVNKPGLYEGLSSDSLIQYIDKAGGINLEYGSFRNIEILRNNKVINKIDLYDFLLNGKISYDIFKSGDVILVHPINGYVNVIGEVRKPFRFELSNDLKTLEDLAKLANAKSTTTNAIVRSYDNNNKLQVSTYSIGEFKNVPIKSGDEIEFKPDYTTDNIKINIEGEHDGLHSLVVAKGTTLQDVVNKLFINDRSDLDSIQVYRKSVAKLQKKLLDTQLKELESLALTTSSSTLDEAKIKESWSNNILNFIQRAKEIEPKGQIVIDNSDLYASIILEEDDIINIPAKDNLIVLQGEISIPSAFIYQEKLKLKDYIKMAGGLNSKADKEKILLIHKNGKVDKISIGLFGNSKIKINAGDSILVLPKVETYNLQITGLLSQILYHIAVATKVILDI is encoded by the coding sequence ATTAAAAAAATATTTTATTTATTACTAATTAATTTTATTGTGTTTGCTACGGATATAACAAACACATCAGATAATGAAAACAAAACAATAGCAAATAATATATATGGCTCTCACTTATTTTCAGGTAATTTTTCAAATTCAACTAAACATATATATAATCCAGATTATCAAATAGCTATAGGTGATAGTATCAATATTAAATTATGGGGTGCTATTGAATTGATCCAACAATCAATAGTGGATTCTCAAGGTAATATTTTTATTCCACAAGTTGGAGTCATTCATCTTTTAGGTGTTAGCAATAAAGACTTAGCACCAATTATTCAAAACAAAATAAAACAAACATACAAATCAAATGTATATGCATATGCTGATTTAGATAGCTATCAAACAATACCAGTATTTGTAACAGGAAATGTAAATAAACCAGGACTTTATGAAGGGCTTAGTTCTGATTCATTAATTCAATACATTGATAAAGCTGGTGGAATTAATCTTGAATATGGAAGTTTTAGAAACATTGAAATTTTAAGAAATAATAAAGTAATAAATAAAATTGACTTGTATGATTTTTTATTAAATGGAAAAATTAGCTACGATATTTTTAAAAGTGGTGATGTAATTTTAGTTCATCCTATAAATGGTTATGTAAATGTGATTGGAGAAGTAAGAAAACCATTCAGATTTGAATTAAGTAATGATTTAAAGACACTAGAAGATTTAGCAAAACTAGCTAATGCAAAATCAACAACTACAAACGCCATAGTAAGAAGTTATGACAATAACAATAAATTACAAGTTAGTACATATTCTATAGGTGAATTTAAAAATGTACCTATAAAAAGTGGCGATGAAATAGAATTTAAACCTGATTACACAACCGATAATATAAAAATAAACATAGAAGGAGAACATGATGGTTTGCATTCTTTAGTTGTAGCTAAAGGAACAACATTACAAGATGTTGTAAATAAATTATTTATAAATGATAGATCAGATTTAGATTCTATTCAAGTTTATAGAAAAAGTGTAGCAAAATTACAAAAAAAATTATTAGATACACAATTAAAAGAATTAGAAAGTTTAGCATTAACTACGAGTTCATCAACTCTAGACGAAGCAAAAATAAAAGAAAGCTGGTCTAATAATATTTTAAATTTCATACAAAGAGCAAAAGAAATAGAACCAAAAGGTCAGATTGTAATTGATAATAGTGATTTATATGCATCAATAATATTAGAAGAAGATGATATTATAAATATCCCAGCAAAAGACAATCTAATCGTATTACAAGGTGAAATATCTATACCTAGTGCATTTATATATCAAGAAAAATTAAAATTAAAAGATTACATAAAAATGGCTGGAGGTTTAAATTCAAAAGCAGATAAAGAAAAAATATTATTAATACACAAAAACGGTAAAGTAGATAAAATTTCAATAGGGCTATTTGGAAATTCTAAAATTAAAATAAATGCAGGTGATTCTATATTAGTCTTACCTAAAGTTGAAACATATAATTTACAAATAACTGGATTATTAAGCCAAATTTTGTATCATATAGCAGTAGCAACTAAAGTAATTTTAGATATTTAA
- a CDS encoding adenylate kinase, translating into MKKLFLIIGAPGSGKTTDASIIAKNENYTHYSTGDLLRAEVASGSELGKQINELISKGNLVPLQIVVNTIMSALKKAPSDVILIDGYPRSVEQMHALDNELAKSNEVNLSAVIEVFVSEQVAKDRVLGRARGADDNEEVFNNRMKVYTEPLADILNFYKAKNLHIQINGERTIEEIVANMSEEIKKKI; encoded by the coding sequence ATGAAAAAATTATTTTTAATTATAGGAGCACCTGGTAGTGGTAAAACTACTGATGCTAGCATAATTGCTAAAAACGAAAACTACACACACTATTCAACAGGCGATTTATTAAGAGCTGAAGTTGCAAGTGGAAGCGAATTAGGAAAACAAATAAACGAGCTTATCTCAAAAGGAAATCTAGTGCCTTTACAAATAGTTGTAAATACAATTATGAGCGCACTTAAAAAAGCTCCAAGTGATGTTATATTAATAGATGGTTACCCAAGAAGTGTTGAACAAATGCACGCACTTGATAACGAATTAGCTAAATCAAACGAAGTAAATCTTAGTGCTGTTATTGAAGTATTTGTAAGCGAACAAGTAGCAAAAGATAGAGTTTTAGGTCGTGCTAGGGGTGCTGATGATAATGAAGAAGTATTTAATAATCGTATGAAAGTATATACCGAGCCTTTAGCTGATATTTTAAATTTTTATAAAGCAAAAAATCTACATATACAAATCAACGGCGAACGCACAATTGAAGAAATTGTTGCAAATATGAGTGAAGAAATTAAGAAAAAAATCTAA
- a CDS encoding DUF4410 domain-containing protein yields the protein MASANIKTANSKAPEKVYLNAYAECGSSETEKYLENQVNAKLRSMSIAGRDLKIKCNTVSYDEGNRFARYMIGFGAGAASSVIDIRLIDDNGNEINKFEITTKLSMGAFGGSDKNMLDVAADKIVKHIKENYIK from the coding sequence ATGGCTAGTGCAAACATTAAGACAGCTAATAGCAAGGCACCTGAAAAGGTTTATTTAAATGCTTATGCTGAATGTGGTAGTAGTGAAACAGAAAAATATCTAGAAAATCAAGTAAATGCAAAACTTAGATCTATGAGCATAGCAGGTAGAGATTTAAAAATTAAATGCAATACTGTAAGCTACGATGAAGGAAATAGATTTGCTAGATATATGATAGGCTTTGGGGCAGGAGCGGCTTCATCGGTTATAGATATTAGATTAATTGATGACAACGGTAATGAGATTAATAAATTTGAAATAACTACCAAACTTAGCATGGGTGCTTTTGGTGGAAGTGACAAAAATATGTTAGATGTAGCTGCTGATAAAATTGTAAAGCATATAAAAGAAAATTATATTAAATAG
- the ppa gene encoding inorganic diphosphatase, producing the protein MDITKIKSGNAEKLNAVIEIPYGSNIKYELDKDSGTIMVDRVMYSAMFYPANYGFVPNTLAADGDPVDVLVLNEYPVQAGAVIPCRLIGVLIMEDESGMDEKLLAVPVSKIDPSYDNIKSLEDLAPHKLAKIKNFFETYKALEKGKWVKVQDFKGIAEATKILEESIKNYK; encoded by the coding sequence ATGGATATTACAAAAATTAAAAGTGGAAATGCAGAGAAATTAAATGCAGTTATAGAAATTCCTTATGGCTCAAATATTAAATATGAGCTAGATAAAGATAGTGGAACAATCATGGTTGATAGAGTTATGTATTCGGCTATGTTTTACCCAGCAAATTATGGTTTCGTGCCAAATACACTTGCAGCTGATGGTGATCCTGTTGATGTGCTTGTATTAAATGAATACCCAGTTCAAGCAGGTGCTGTTATTCCTTGCCGTTTAATTGGTGTTTTAATTATGGAAGATGAAAGCGGTATGGATGAAAAATTACTTGCAGTTCCTGTTAGCAAGATTGACCCAAGCTATGATAATATCAAATCTTTAGAAGATCTAGCACCACACAAACTTGCAAAAATCAAAAACTTTTTTGAAACATACAAAGCATTAGAAAAAGGTAAATGGGTAAAAGTTCAAGATTTTAAAGGCATAGCTGAAGCTACAAAAATACTTGAAGAATCAATCAAAAACTATAAATAA
- a CDS encoding pyridoxal phosphate-dependent aminotransferase, giving the protein MMIDLSKNENTSYKLDVSNIVNSVETNRYSFENNYKLHEALANKYNLKPDNFILGCGSSDVIFMFMLMLNEKAKLENKQIDFIVPKPTFYVIVDFARALNMNIKPIILGDDFKLDVHSISCSNDRINLIYICNPNNPTAQMLSKSDLEYLNDICNNDTYFILDEAYSEFVEDFNTIKMASNSNVLHARTMSKIYSLAGLRLGYGIACEKTIEKMSAFYNPDRINSFALYGAIYALNNVEFLNVARDEIRKNRLLVENEFKKLNIKYYPSQTNFILHEIKDINYRTFMKEQGILVGGAIENYPLLNRISIGNKEEIQAYIKALRLAKDKNLV; this is encoded by the coding sequence ATGATGATAGATTTAAGCAAAAATGAGAATACAAGTTATAAACTTGATGTAAGTAATATTGTAAATAGTGTTGAGACTAATAGATATAGTTTTGAGAATAATTATAAATTACATGAGGCATTAGCAAATAAATATAATTTAAAACCAGATAATTTTATTTTAGGTTGCGGTTCTAGTGATGTTATTTTTATGTTTATGCTTATGCTTAATGAAAAGGCTAAACTTGAAAATAAACAAATTGACTTTATAGTTCCAAAACCTACATTTTATGTAATTGTAGATTTTGCTAGGGCTTTAAATATGAATATTAAACCTATAATTTTAGGCGATGATTTTAAGCTAGATGTTCATTCTATAAGTTGTAGTAATGATAGAATAAATTTAATTTATATATGTAATCCTAATAATCCTACAGCACAAATGCTTAGCAAAAGTGATTTAGAATATTTAAATGATATTTGTAATAATGATACATATTTTATTTTAGATGAAGCATATAGCGAATTTGTAGAAGATTTTAATACAATAAAAATGGCTAGTAATTCAAATGTTTTACATGCTAGAACTATGTCAAAAATTTATTCTTTAGCTGGGCTTAGACTAGGGTATGGTATAGCTTGTGAAAAAACTATTGAAAAAATGAGTGCTTTTTATAATCCAGACAGGATTAATTCTTTTGCACTTTATGGTGCAATTTATGCTCTTAATAATGTTGAATTTTTAAATGTAGCAAGAGATGAAATAAGAAAAAATCGTTTATTAGTTGAAAATGAATTTAAAAAGCTTAATATTAAATATTACCCGTCACAGACTAATTTTATTTTACATGAGATAAAAGATATTAATTATAGAACATTTATGAAAGAGCAAGGAATATTAGTTGGTGGTGCTATAGAAAATTACCCACTTTTAAATAGAATAAGCATTGGCAATAAAGAAGAGATTCAAGCATATATTAAAGCTTTAAGATTAGCTAAAGATAAAAATTTAGTATAA
- the nusA gene encoding transcription termination factor NusA, which yields MERIVDIIESIANEKSLPVEEVSKRVITSITNTAKRLFGDDKEFSVDVKKSLCVYQNLIVVADNDELVKDDNKYISLSKARAESNEVEIGDTLKYEISFLNLDRTAVNWLYKELEYNVQRLVEEKLFEKYQSMVDKLIFGTVIFIDNDENTFIEFDEIRAVLPRKNRIKGEKFKVGDVLKAVIKHVSVDKKIGLKVEISRTSPKFLNALLTLEVPEIKDNYIEIINSARIPGERAKVLLKANSMSIDAVGATVGSKGVRINAVSKELNGENIDCVEYSSEQAILVSRALAPAIINSVTIDNDVAKVVINHDQKSKAIGKQGINIRLCSMLTGLQIELIEQGSVGEQSISSEEAKANLENLFKNI from the coding sequence TTGGAAAGAATAGTAGATATAATAGAATCAATTGCGAATGAGAAATCATTGCCAGTTGAAGAGGTAAGTAAAAGGGTAATAACATCTATAACAAATACTGCTAAAAGACTTTTTGGTGATGATAAAGAATTTAGTGTAGATGTTAAAAAATCACTTTGTGTATATCAAAATTTAATAGTTGTAGCAGATAATGATGAATTAGTAAAAGATGATAATAAATATATAAGTTTAAGCAAGGCTAGGGCTGAATCTAATGAAGTAGAAATTGGAGATACTTTAAAGTATGAAATTTCATTTTTAAATTTAGATAGAACTGCGGTAAATTGGCTATATAAAGAGTTAGAATATAATGTTCAAAGACTTGTTGAAGAAAAATTATTTGAAAAATATCAAAGTATGGTTGATAAATTAATATTTGGAACAGTTATATTTATAGATAATGATGAAAATACTTTCATAGAATTTGATGAAATTAGAGCAGTATTGCCTAGAAAAAATCGTATAAAAGGTGAAAAATTTAAAGTTGGTGATGTATTAAAAGCTGTAATTAAACATGTTAGCGTTGATAAGAAAATAGGGCTGAAGGTGGAAATTTCAAGAACTTCACCTAAATTTTTAAATGCCTTACTCACATTAGAAGTACCTGAGATTAAGGATAATTATATAGAGATTATAAATAGTGCAAGAATTCCTGGTGAAAGAGCAAAAGTATTACTTAAGGCTAATTCTATGAGTATAGATGCAGTTGGAGCTACTGTTGGTTCTAAAGGGGTTAGAATTAATGCTGTTAGTAAGGAATTAAATGGTGAAAATATTGATTGTGTTGAGTATTCTAGTGAGCAAGCAATATTGGTATCAAGAGCTCTAGCACCGGCAATTATTAATTCAGTTACTATTGATAATGATGTAGCAAAAGTTGTAATAAATCACGACCAAAAAAGTAAAGCTATAGGTAAGCAAGGAATTAATATTAGACTTTGTAGTATGTTAACTGGTTTACAAATAGAATTGATAGAGCAAGGAAGTGTAGGTGAGCAAAGTATTAGCTCAGAAGAAGCGAAAGCAAATTTAGAAAATTTATTTAAGAATATATGA
- a CDS encoding HP0268 family nuclease has product MKFKLAKQTLNSKPKEVSLDDAIALLIKDKVVFLDNSNKEEEIQQLIQNLNEYKVYINKINFGLLEDEFIYEVHIL; this is encoded by the coding sequence ATGAAATTCAAACTAGCAAAACAAACTTTAAATTCAAAACCAAAAGAAGTTAGTTTAGATGATGCAATAGCATTACTTATAAAAGATAAAGTCGTATTTTTAGATAACTCAAATAAAGAAGAAGAAATTCAACAACTAATTCAAAATTTAAATGAATATAAGGTATATATAAATAAAATAAATTTTGGACTCTTAGAAGATGAATTTATTTATGAGGTACATATACTTTGA
- the miaB gene encoding tRNA (N6-isopentenyl adenosine(37)-C2)-methylthiotransferase MiaB, which yields MSKKLYIETLGCAMNVRDSERMIAELTTKEGYEVTTDKKEADLILINTCSVREKPVHKLFSEVGGFLKEKKEGAKIGVCGCTASHLGSEIFKRAPQVDFVLGARNISRITEAIKTPKFISNDINYDESDFAFADFRNSIYKSYVNIMIGCDKHCAYCIVPHTRGDELSIPKNIILNEVKKAVSNGASEVFLLGQNVNNYGKRFSSNHPKMDFSDLLNEISEVDGLERIRFTSPHPLHMDDKFLETFAKNPKICKSMHMPLQSGSTSILKAMKRGYTREWFINRALKLRELVPSASISTDIIVAFPGESDEDFELTLDVMRKIRFEQIFSFKYSKRPLTPAATMPNQIPENIASARLTKLQSLYNEILDEISAAQLNKTYKVYFEELRENQTIAGRSDNNFLIVVNGSEELLGKMVDVKITKTSRTTLYGEIQS from the coding sequence TTGAGTAAAAAATTATATATAGAAACTTTAGGCTGTGCAATGAATGTTCGCGATAGTGAGCGTATGATTGCAGAGCTTACCACTAAAGAAGGTTATGAAGTAACTACAGATAAAAAAGAAGCTGATTTAATATTAATAAATACTTGTAGTGTGCGTGAAAAACCAGTCCATAAGCTTTTTAGTGAAGTAGGTGGTTTTTTAAAAGAGAAAAAAGAAGGAGCAAAAATAGGCGTTTGTGGTTGCACAGCTTCTCATTTAGGTAGCGAGATTTTTAAGCGTGCTCCACAAGTTGATTTTGTGTTAGGTGCAAGAAATATTAGCCGTATAACAGAAGCAATTAAAACTCCAAAATTTATAAGTAATGATATAAATTACGATGAAAGCGATTTTGCTTTTGCTGATTTTAGAAATAGTATTTATAAAAGCTATGTAAATATTATGATAGGTTGTGATAAGCATTGTGCTTATTGTATCGTCCCACACACTCGTGGTGATGAGCTAAGCATTCCAAAAAATATTATTTTAAATGAAGTAAAAAAAGCCGTTAGTAACGGAGCTAGTGAAGTATTTTTGCTAGGACAAAATGTAAATAATTATGGTAAAAGATTTTCAAGTAACCATCCTAAAATGGATTTTTCAGATCTTTTAAATGAGATTAGCGAGGTTGATGGGCTTGAAAGGATTAGATTTACTAGCCCACACCCACTTCATATGGATGATAAGTTTTTAGAAACTTTTGCAAAAAATCCTAAAATTTGTAAAAGTATGCATATGCCTTTACAAAGTGGTAGCACAAGTATTTTAAAAGCTATGAAGCGTGGTTATACTAGAGAATGGTTTATAAATAGGGCTTTAAAATTAAGAGAATTAGTTCCAAGTGCTAGTATATCAACAGATATTATCGTGGCATTTCCTGGTGAGAGCGATGAAGATTTTGAATTAACACTTGATGTAATGAGAAAAATTAGATTTGAGCAAATTTTTTCATTTAAGTATTCTAAAAGACCACTAACACCTGCAGCAACAATGCCAAATCAAATTCCTGAAAATATAGCAAGTGCAAGGCTAACTAAATTACAAAGTTTATACAATGAAATTTTAGATGAGATTAGTGCAGCACAATTAAATAAAACTTATAAAGTATATTTTGAAGAATTAAGAGAAAATCAAACTATAGCAGGAAGAAGTGATAATAATTTCTTAATAGTTGTAAATGGTAGCGAAGAATTGCTTGGAAAAATGGTTGATGTAAAGATTACAAAGACTTCTAGGACAACCCTTTATGGCGAAATACAAAGTTAA
- a CDS encoding lysophospholipid acyltransferase family protein, translating to MAKYKVKILAFIIFILLNIIYLTCKKRFYGEKTLPNEPCIVLFWHGKLTMMAFIFAYMKKNGYKKKPYVLISNHKDGELIASVMKYFNINAVRGSTYDSPVKALLEIKNLLEQGHDVYITPDGPRGPYHSISAGSYKIALKYKIPTIIFDNAASRFYRAKSWDKMILAKPFSTIAYIISKPILLDGINSDKILELNFKNLNKKLKENGFND from the coding sequence ATGGCGAAATACAAAGTTAAAATTTTAGCTTTTATAATATTTATACTTTTAAATATTATTTATTTAACTTGTAAAAAAAGATTTTATGGAGAAAAAACTTTACCTAATGAGCCTTGCATAGTACTTTTTTGGCATGGAAAACTTACTATGATGGCTTTTATTTTTGCTTATATGAAGAAAAATGGTTATAAAAAAAAGCCTTATGTATTAATAAGTAATCACAAAGATGGGGAATTAATTGCTAGTGTTATGAAATACTTTAATATAAATGCTGTTAGGGGTAGCACTTATGATTCTCCAGTTAAAGCATTGCTTGAAATTAAAAATCTTTTAGAGCAAGGTCATGATGTATATATTACTCCTGATGGACCTAGAGGACCTTATCATAGCATTTCAGCAGGCTCTTATAAAATAGCTTTAAAATATAAAATTCCTACGATTATTTTTGATAATGCTGCAAGTAGATTTTATAGAGCTAAAAGTTGGGATAAGATGATTTTAGCTAAGCCATTTTCTACAATTGCTTATATTATTTCAAAACCGATATTATTAGATGGAATTAATTCTGATAAAATACTTGAATTAAATTTTAAAAATTTAAATAAAAAATTAAAGGAAAATGGTTTTAATGATTAG